The nucleotide window ACGCGCAGGGCTTCCTCTACATCACGGGACGCGCGTCCGACATGTACATTTCGGGCGGCTCGAACGTCTATCCGCGCGAAATCGAGGAGGCCCTGCTCACGCATCCGGCCGTGTCGGAGTGTGCGGTGCTCGGCGTGCCCGACCCGAAGTGGGGCGAGAGCGGGCTCGCGGTGGTGGTCGCCCGGGAAGGCATGGCCGCACAGGCCGATGAACTGCTCGGACATCTCGAGGCGCGCATTGCCCGATACAAGTGGCCGCGTCGCTTCGTTTTCTGGAATGCCATGCCCAAGTCGGGCTACGGCAAGATCGTGAAGAAGCAAATCAAGACGATGCTCGAAGAGCAAGGAGACTATCGACTATGAAACCTGCGCTTTCGCGGATCTATCGGCATGCAGGCGTCCCCACGTTACCCCGTGTGGAAGACTGCGTGTTGAGCGGGCAGCACGAACTGCGCGTGACGATCCGGTCTGGTGCGAATCTCGGCGAGTCCCTGCGTGCGGCGTTATCCCGCTATACGTATGGTGGCGGCGTCGGCCGTTTCTGCGCGGGCACCGCGCGAGGACTGCGGTATCACATGATCGAGACCACTGCCGACGCTGAGCGCCCGTTCGGCTACGGGGCGCCGGTCGACGAAACCCGCGAGGTGGATCTGATCGGCGGGGCCATCACGATAGGCCGTACCGCCGATGGCGCCACGCTGCTGCATTGCCATGCCGGGTTTTCCGACCCCGGCGGCGATTTGCACGGCGGCCATCTGATTCTCGATCACACCTGGGCCGGCGAGGAGCCCGTGGTGATTCGTCTGTGTCTGTTCGAACATGGCGGCTACGTGACCGGGGACGATGAGGAAACGCGCTTTCACTTGTTGCGTCCCGCGGCGATGCGACCGGGAGAGCACTCATGAGCGCGGCGCTGGAGGTTCCGGTCGCCATCGAGAACGGCACACTGGGTCGGCTGGTCGTGGCCCGTCTCAAACCCAATCAGGATCTGACCGAAAGCATCGAGGCACTGTGCGCCGAGCATGGCATTGCGCGGGCCATCGTACGCGGCGCGGTCGGCAGCCTGATCGACGCGCGTCTCGCGTTCCGAGCAGGCGACAGTTGGCGCGAGCAGCTGGTGAGCGGCCCGGGGGTGGAAATCCTCAATGTGTTCGGCGAGGTCGACGTGCGCCCCGAAGCCGCCCAGACGCTGCCCATGCTGCACGGCATGGTGGCCGACACCGAAGGCCGCATGTTCGCCGGGCGCTTCGTTCGTGGCGGCAATCTGTCGTTCATCACCATCGAGGTCACGTTGCAGGAGTGGCTGCCTGCCTAGCGCGACGTCGACACCATCGATCGCATGTTTTGACGAGGAGGCTTTTGCCTCCTCTTTTTTATCGTCAGGACGTGCCGAACGGGAACTCTCCCGCACGCGCGGCGACGCTTTTCGGAATTCGGTCGTCAGGCCAGCAGGTGTAATCGTGCCGGACATCCCGAATCGTCTGTCACATCATCCTCAGAAGGAGCGCGTCATGTTTCGTACGATATCGATGATCGTGGGCACACTTGCCGTTTTCGGTCCAACGGCGGCGCACGCGGAGATCAATGCCTGTCCGGCCGTGGCCGACATCCACCAAAGCGTGGGCAACGAGACGATCGTCTACACGGCCAACGCCAACGGCGGCACGTGGCACGGCGAGCAACCGAGAGCCTCCGAGGGCATGCTCGCGCACCTTCGCTTTTCGGGGGCTCGCTTCGATGCCAGGAAGCACAGGGTCATGTGCGACTATGTCGCCGACCCGGCACTCGGGGGTGGTTTGCGCATGAGTCTTTCGGATGCGACCCGCGCCGTGGGCGCTGCATGGGTCGCGTCGTCCGATGTCAGTTCGGGGCCCGCGTGGACTTGTGCGGAGCGCAATCCCGTGAACTGTTCGTTCAGCACGAAGTCGCGGCGGGATCCGGGGCATCGGGGTGATATGCGCCCCGATGCCGGTTGACCGTATTGCGGGGCGTGGTTCAGGCCACGGTCGGCTGGATCAGACCGTCTTCGCGGAACATGTGCTTGATGCCACGTACGGCCTGACGAATGCGCGATTCGTTCTCGATCAGGGCGAAGCGCACATACTCGTCGCCGTACTCGCCGAAGCCGATGCCCGGCGAGACCGAGACCTTGGCCTGGGCGAGCAGTTTCTTGGCGAATTCGAGTGAGCCGAGCGCCCGATACGGTTCGGGAATGCGCGCCCAGATGTACATCGACGCGCGCGGCAGGTCGACGGCCCAGCCCGCTTCCGTGAGCCCCTTGTAGAGCACGTCGCGGCGGCGCTGGTACTGCTCGCGGATCTCCTCGACGCACTGCTGGTCGCCTTCTAGCGCGGCGATGGCGGCGACCTGAACTGGCGTGAACGTGCCGTAGTCGTGATAGCTCTTGATGCGCGCGAGCGCCGCGACCAGCTCGGCGTTGCCGACCATGAAGCCGATGCGCCAGCCGGCCATGTTGTAGCTCTTGGACAGCGTGAAGAATTCGACGGCCACGTCCTTTGCGCCGGGCACTTGCATGATCGACGGCGCCTTGTACCCGTCGTACACGATATCGGCGTACGCGAGGTCGTGCACCACGAGAATGTCGTGCTTGCGCGCGAGGTCGATCACGCGCTCGAAG belongs to Pandoraea pnomenusa and includes:
- a CDS encoding PPC domain-containing DNA-binding protein, encoding MSAALEVPVAIENGTLGRLVVARLKPNQDLTESIEALCAEHGIARAIVRGAVGSLIDARLAFRAGDSWREQLVSGPGVEILNVFGEVDVRPEAAQTLPMLHGMVADTEGRMFAGRFVRGGNLSFITIEVTLQEWLPA
- the alaC gene encoding alanine transaminase; this encodes MSSSPSSRSFSRINRLPPYVFNITAELKMAARRRGEDIIDLSMGNPDGATPPHIVSKLVEVAQRPDTHGYSTSRGIPRLRRAITRWYKDRYDVELDPEREAIVTIGSKEGLAHLMLATLDQGDTVLVPNPSYPIHIYGAVIAGANIRSVPMTPGIDFFTELERGIRESHPKPKMVILGFPSNPTAQCVELEFFERVIDLARKHDILVVHDLAYADIVYDGYKAPSIMQVPGAKDVAVEFFTLSKSYNMAGWRIGFMVGNAELVAALARIKSYHDYGTFTPVQVAAIAALEGDQQCVEEIREQYQRRRDVLYKGLTEAGWAVDLPRASMYIWARIPEPYRALGSLEFAKKLLAQAKVSVSPGIGFGEYGDEYVRFALIENESRIRQAVRGIKHMFREDGLIQPTVA
- a CDS encoding DUF3757 domain-containing protein, which produces MFRTISMIVGTLAVFGPTAAHAEINACPAVADIHQSVGNETIVYTANANGGTWHGEQPRASEGMLAHLRFSGARFDARKHRVMCDYVADPALGGGLRMSLSDATRAVGAAWVASSDVSSGPAWTCAERNPVNCSFSTKSRRDPGHRGDMRPDAG